The following coding sequences lie in one Oncorhynchus gorbuscha isolate QuinsamMale2020 ecotype Even-year linkage group LG10, OgorEven_v1.0, whole genome shotgun sequence genomic window:
- the LOC124046726 gene encoding cell growth regulator with EF hand domain protein 1-like, which produces MRLFFYSSNRPTGASLESGADMLVTGMLSLLLLAHQCVSAPQVPEDQRVQSVGALPPFTLANPFGSGEEDRRLLQSYIKANVKEGHGGPDNTWEQEVFFLFSLHDYDRSGHMDGLEIMKLLSEYNSHNAPGEQSAETVVAMVDFLLQTQDLNQDGLIAPPELLSPPKLQQPDANSQGAPEQEGGVDVEEGVNVEEPKQEAEQEEEAEERLIEEDSRPGDGQ; this is translated from the exons CATGCTGGTGACAGGTATGCTATCCCTGCTCCTGCTCGCGCACCAGTGTGTGTCCGCGCCACAGGTGCCTGAGGACCAAAG AGTACAGTCAGTAGGAGCCCTTCCCCCTTTCACACTGGCCAATCCCTTCGGCTCTGGAGAGGAGGACCGCAG GCTGCTGCAGAGCTACATCAAGGCCAACGTAAAGGAGGGACATGGAGGACCGGATAACACCTGGGAACaag AGGTGTTCTTCCTGTTCAGTCTCCATGACTACGACCGCAGCGGTCACATGGACGGCCTGGAGATAATGAAGCTGCTCTCTGAATACAACTCCCACAATGCACCTGGAGAACAGTCAGCTGAGACG GTGGTGGCCATGGTAGACTTTCTCCTGCAGACTCAGGATCTAAACCAGGACGGTCTAATAGCTCCCCCTGAGCTTCTCTCTCCACCCAAACTGCAACAGCCAGACGCTAACTCCCAGGGTGCACCTGAACAGGAAGGGGGTGTAGATGTGGAAGAGGGAGTCAACGTTGAGGAACCAAAACAAGAAgcagagcaggaagaggaagcagaggaacGGCTCATTGAGGAAGACTCAAGGCCAGGAGATGGACAGTAA
- the LOC124046720 gene encoding XK-related protein 5-like, with translation MRQYTTARAMASRGGSCLSCCHVCVFAFTAFLIMAERTALIYCFVYYLWVGHNYCYAHWAGLTALFLLPGWGPQLLSWLWYQADGRIRSKDLKWTHILHLGIFRRLWETMTSAREDQCSEIMQQADVSALRLLEALVVTLPQTVLQTYVLICTDVGLSSPVSVCFVLCLLSLAWALVLYARACSLIRPGHLPMSPAAITCRLLWRVSMLGARLATLALFTRLFRQWVLGVIGLHWLGATFWLVSQQSDIIKTPLRWHLFNLVLGAIHIFLFLNVKDGASRCRMAGFYLAMFIENALLLLAGSDFFSAASWDTMGIPTAVFCSFLIGVIALVLYYRFLHPKSFEIFQSIRNHGMGGACADRGSSLSLDEKNHRHGQLVGGGTLLDLPGQWQGWKHHHWLLIRLALKTGDVARISYAYGDGGLAGLLGLREMALPRSPDIPQPSPIVPQPSPIVPQPTPNVPQPTPNVPQPSPNVPQVKEVEEVIKAAPARDIISEVRQAVRHEVRPVLSSPSPIQEVKLPLVEVLVEEVRACHHSEPATQQDDSSPPPSDDRDDEDFQSAAYGSPTPSSPRHPDYRHIDSNVVTSSTQGSPSVGSLDVTRGSSPEKRSPSLLVGMGSPQRNFNPAESGTTLYFSADAVSPSSGSYLGWGSELSPISSYRSPYRIREPIFTSTPRQEPRAGPEEPGPDPSTTTTTTAITTHARKQLVQFVDHRDKLI, from the exons ATGAGACAATACACCACGGCCCGGGCCATGGCCAGTCGGGGAGGCTCGTGCTTGTCCTGCTGCCATGTTTGCGTTTTCGCATTTACTGCATTTCTCATTATGGCTGAGCGGACTGCGC TGATCTACTGTTTTGTGTACTACCTGTGGGTGGGGCATAACTACTGCTACGCCCACTGGGCGGGGCTTACGGCCTTGTTCCTCCTCCCTGGGTGGGGCCCCCAGTTGCTCAGTTGGCTGTGGTACCAGGCGGATGGACGAATACGTAGCAAAGACCTCAAATGGACTCACATCCTGCACCTGGGCATCTTTAGAAG GTTATGGGAGACTATGACGTCCGCTAGAGAGGATCAGTGCAGTGAGATAATGCAGCAGGCTGACGTTTCAGCTCTCCGCCTGTTGGAGGCGCTGGTGGTCACTCTGCCACAGACCGTACTGCAGACCTACGTCCTCATCTGTACAGATGTAGGACTATCTTCACcag tctcaGTATGTTTTGTGTTGTGTCTGCTGTCCCTGGCCTGGGCCTTGGTCTTGTATGCCAGAGCCTGTTCCCTCATCAGACCTGGACATCTCCCCATGTCCCCTGCTGCTATCACCTGTAGACTGCTCTGGAGG GTCAGCATGTTGGGTGCACGTCTCGCCACCCTCGCACTCTTTACACGCCTGTTCCGTCAGTGGGTTCTTGGAGTTATTG GTCTTCACTGGTTGGGTGCTACGTTCTGGTTGGTGTCTCAGCAGAGTGACATCATCAAAACGCCGCTGCGCTGGCACCTGTTCAACCTGGTGCTGGGAGCTATtcacatcttcctcttcctcaacgTCAAGGACGGAGCCTCCCGATGCCGCATGGCCGGATTCTACCtg GCCATGTTTATCGAGAACGCTCTTCTTCTGCTGGCAGGTTCCGACTTCTTCAGTGCTGCATCATGGGATACCATGGGTATCCCAACCGCTGTGTTCTGTAGTTTCCTCattg GTGTGATAGCTCTAGTGCTGTACTACCGGTTCCTCCACCCCAAGTCCTTTGAGATTTTCCAGAGCATACGTAACCATGGAATGGGCGGTGCTTGTGCAGACCGGGGCTCTTCTCTCTCATTGGATGAGAAGAACCATCGCCACGGTCAACTTGTTGGGGGCGGTACTTTGTTGGACCTCCCTGGCCAATGGCAGGGCTGGAAGCACCACCACTGGCTGCTCATTCGCCTAGCCCTGAAGACGGGGGATGTGGCTAGAATAAGCTACGCTTATGGCGATGGCGGATTGGCCGGGCTGCTGGGACTGCGGGAAATGGCTCTGCCAAGGTCCCCGGACATTCCGCAACCTTCTCCCATTGTTCCACAACCTTCTCCCATTGTTCCACAACCTACTCCCAACGTTCCACAACCTACTCCCAACGTTCCACAACCTTCTCCCAACGTTCCCCAGGTcaaagaggtggaggag GTGATAAAGGCAGCCCCAGCAAGAGACATCATCAGTGAGGTGAGACAGGCGGTGAGACATGAGGTGAGACCGgtgctgtcctctccctctcccatccaggAGGTCAAGCTGCCTCTGGTGGAGGTCCTAGTTGAGGAGGTCAGAGCCTGCCACCACTCAGAGCCTGCCACCCAGCAGGATGACTCCAGCCCCCCTCCCTCCGATGATCGAGACGACGAAGATTTCCAGAGCGCCGCCTATGGCTCCCCCACACCCTCGTCCCCCAGGCACCCAGACTACCGACACATCGACAGCAACGTGGTCACCTCCAGCACCCAAGGGTCACCTTCCGTGGGGTCACTCGATGTCACACGTGGTTCGTCTCCAGAGAAAAGGTCACCGTCCCTGCTGGTGGGCATGGGAAGCCCCCAGCGGAACTTTAATCCTGCGGAGTCCGGCACCACCTTGTATTTCAGCGCTGACGCAGTCTCCCCGTCCAGCGGCAGCTACCTGGGCTGGGGCTCTGAGCTGTCACCCATCTCCAGCTACCGGAGCCCCTACCGCATCAGGGAGCCCATCTTCACCTCTACACCCAGACAGGAGCCTCGTGCTGGGCCAGAGGAACCAGGCCCTGAcccctctactaccaccaccaccaccgccatcACCACCCATGCTAGAAAACAACTGGTCCAATTTGTAGACCATAGAGATAAATTGATCTAG
- the ctsba gene encoding cathepsin B, which translates to MWRVIFLALVSGLSISWARPRLPPLSHQMVDYINKANTTWKAGHNFHNVDYSYVKRLCGTLLKGRKLPTMLQYGGDVELPDTFDPRQQWPNCPTLKEIRDQGSCGSCWAFGAAEAISDRVCIHSNAKVSVEISSEDLLSCCDSCGMGCNGGYPSAAWDFWTTEGLVTGGLYDSHVGCRPYSIPPCEHHVNGTRPPCTGEEGDTPQCTNQCETGYTPGYKQDKHFGKSSYSLPSEEQQIMTELLTNGPVEGAFTVYEDFLLYKSGVYQHVSGSAVGGHAIKVLGWGEEGGTPYWLAANSWNTDWGENGFFKILRGKDHCGIESEMVAGVPL; encoded by the exons ATGTGGCGTGTGATATTTTTGGCGCTGGTGTCTGGGCTGTCAATCAGCTGGGCCCGGCCCCGCCTACCTCCGCTCTCCCACCAGATGGTGGACTACATCAACAAGGCCAACACTACATGGAAGGCTGGTCACAACTTCCATAATGTGGACTACAGCTACGTTAAGAGACTGTGTGGAACCCTGCTTAAAGGACGCAAACTGCCCACCAT gCTGCAGTATGGAGGGGATGTGGAGCTGCCTGACACCTTTGACCCTAGACAGCAGTGGCCCAACTGTCCCACTCTGAAGGAGATCCGGGACCAGGGCTCCTGTGGCAGCTGCTGG GCGTTTGGTGCTGCGGAGGCCATCTCGGACCGTGTGTGTATCCATAGCAACGCCAAGGTCAGCGTAGAGATCTCCTCTGAAGACCTGCTCAGCTGCTGTGACAGCTGTGGCATGGG TTGTAATGGTGGTTATCCCTCTGCTGCGTGGGACTTCTGGACTACAGAGGGACTGGTCACTGGAGGACTCTACGACTCTCACGTTG GATGCAGGCCttactccatccctccctgtgAGCACCATGTTAACGGCACACGACCCCCCTGTACAGGAGAGGAGGGTGACACCCCACAATGTACCAACCAGTGTGAGACTGGATACACACCTGGCTACAAGCAGGACAAACACTTTG GTAAGAGCTCGTACAGTTTGCCCTCTGAAGAGCAGCAGATCATGACTGAGCTCCTGACGAATGGACCTGTGGAAGGAGCTTTCACTGTCTATGAAGACTTCCTGCTCTACAAGTCTG GTGTGTATCAGCATGTCTCTGGCAGTGCAGTAGGAGGCCATGCCATTAAGGTCctgggctggggagaggagggggggactcCTTACTGGCTGGCTGCCAACTCCTGGAACACTGACTGGGGAGAGAATG GTTTCTTTAAGATCCTGAGAGGTAAGGACCACTGTGGCATCGAGTCTGAGATGGTGGCTGGTGTCCCTTTGTAA